Sequence from the Gammaproteobacteria bacterium genome:
GGAGATTCGCGCGCCGCAACAGGGCGGCCTTGCATGTGCTGGATGCCGGACACGATCTCAACGATCAGCTTGAGGCCTTGTGCCTGTTGTTCGACGATCTGCTCGCACGCGCTGAACGCAATACCTAACTAGATTTTTACGAACAAAAAAGGCGAGAAGTGCCACTACCCCGTCACGATGCCAAGCTGGTCGAGGCATATCGCAAGACCGACTACGTGGTGATGTTGCCCAACGGCGACGTCCACCTGGAGATCGGCAAGTACGAGCCCGAGAAGGAAGCGATGATCGCCGAACAGACCGGCTGCAGCGTGTCCTGGGCACTGATCACGCCGTGCAATCCACGGTCGGAGCTCGCGCGCGAGCAACTCAATCTTTTCTACTTCAACAACCTGCGTTACGAGCTCGACGAAAAAGTCGGCGTCTGGTTCAAGGCGCTCAACCACGATCCCGATGGCCAGTGGCCGGACGAACCCGGCTTCTTTCTGGTCGACCCCGACCTGCACTGGACCATGGACCTGGGCCGCAACTGCGGCCAGCATGCGATCGTCGCGGCGCGCCTCGGTCAGGCACCGCGACTGGTCTGGCTGGACTGAGCCGCCCACCGAGGTGGACGGCTCATCGCCCACTCAGGAGCGATTCCAGACAGTGCGCGAATCCCTGTCAAGCTCGTCCACATCGACGGCGCGCACCGCGTCGAGATCGCGCAATACTTCGACGGCCCGGTAGATCATCGGCACGCTGCGCACGCCGCCGCTGAGCATGACGACGCCGCCGATGGCCGAAACCGCGATACGCCCCTGAATCAGCTCATCGTCACGCAGACGTTGCACGGCCAGCTCGGTGAGCCGCCGATCTTCGGCCGTCATCGTGAACGGGGTCGCTTCGACCACCACCTCCAGGCGACGGGTCGCCGAGACTCCGGATTCCACACCCTTGCCCACGTAGATGTCGGCGAACGCCGTGCCGGATGTCAGTGCTGCCACAACCGCGAGGCAGGCGCCGAAACGGCGCCGCTGGCGATGGTTCACGTTCATCGTTGCCCTCCTGCTCGTCTTCCTTGAATTGCTCCAGCTTGATGACCTGACCGGCGGGGATTCGGAGGCAGCCGACCGTTCAATCCGCGCGATCAATGTGACCGAGCGGTCGCTCCGGATCAACGCAGTCGCGCACTTTTCGTTTGAGTGCAGTGATGTCCGGGAAACCGCCGTCACGCTTTCGATCCACGATCAGCTGATCACCCACCTGAACACGGAACACGCCGCCACTGCCCGGCTTCAAGGCCACCTCCGCCAGATCGTCCGGAAACGTGCTGATCAGTTCCTGCGCCATCCAGGCTGCGCGCAGCAACCAATGACACTGCATGCAGAATTCGATTTCGACGCGCATCTTCATGACGAAGGTATCGCCGGGCGGTATGCAGCGACGAATTCAGGCGGCATGCGTCGCGGCCTGCCGCTGCTCATGTCCACGCTGATCCATTGCGTGCGGCCGCGCAGCACGGTGCGACCATCGGCCACCCGGATCAGCTGATAGGCCCGCCAGCTGCTCAGGCGCCCATCGTTCTCGGCCACCCAGGTGCCGAGCAGCAGTTCGTCATCGACGAAGGTCGGCAGCAGATAGTCGAGTTCATGGCGGCGCGCCACGCAGCCGCAACCGAGTTCGCGGTAGCGCTCGATCGACAGCCCCAGACTGCGTGAATGCTCCCAGGCCACCTGCTCGCACCAGCGCAGGTACTGCACGTTGTTGGCATGACCGAATTCGTCGATGTGCTCCGCGCTCACCTGCGTCGACAGGACGAAAGGCTCGGTCACATCCCAGGCGAAGGTATTCGTCTCCATAAGACCTATTGTGCCTTGTCCATCGGGTCATCGAGGCTTACAATTCAAACCGTACCAAATTGGTCTTAATTGAACGTGCTCAAGCTCGGAAAACTGACGGACTACGCCATCGTCGTGATGACGGCACTGGCCGCCGAGCCGGACAATTCGCAAAGCGCGCACGAGCTGGCTCGGCTCACGCATGTGGCGGAGCCTACCGTCGGCAAGGTGCTCAAGCTGCTCGGGAAGTCCGGCCTGGTGTCCGCGTCGCGTGGTGCCAGTGGCGGTTACCGCCTGTCGCGGGATCCGGCAGCGATCAGCATCGCCGACGTGGTGCGCGCCATGGAAGGTCCGATCGGACTGACCGAGTGCAGCGCGCACGGCAGCGACTGCGCCATCGAGCCATCCTGCGGTGTGCGCGGCAACTGGCGTCTGATCAGCGACGCCATCCGCGAGGCACTGGGCGCCGTCACGCTCGAACAGATGGCTGCCCCGATGGCAAGCATGCCGGCGCCTCGTCCCGCTCTCGCGGCCGAGTCCCCCTTGAGATTCCACCCTTCGGCCTGAATGCGCCGAACCCGTACTGAGGCCACCCCTATGGCAGCCCCCAGCGAAAACATCGAAGCCCTGGTCCGCAAGCAGCGCGACTACAAGGCCGGATTCTTCACCCAGATCGACGCCGACACCGTGCCGCCGGGTCTGGACGAAGCCGTGATCCGCCAGATCTCGATCATGAAGCAGGAACCGGAATGGATGCTCGAATTCCGGCTCAAGGCCTATCGCCGCTGGCTGAAGATGACCGTCCCGGAATGGGCGCATGTGCGCCACCCGCCGATCGACTTTCAATCGATTTCCTATTATTCGGCACCGAAGTCGATGAAGGACCGCCCCAAGTCCCTGGACGAAGTCGATCCCAAACTGCTGGAAACCTACACCAAACTCGGTATCCCGCTGCAGGAGCAGGAAATGCTGGCCGGCGTCGCGGTCGATGTGGTGTTCGACTCGGTATCCGTGGGCACCACCTTCAAGAAGAAGCTGGCCGAGGCCGGCGTGATCTTCTGTCCGATCTCGGAAGCCGTGCACGAACATCCTGAACTGGTCAGGAAGTACCTCGGTACCGTGGTACCGTTCGGCGACAACTACTACGCCGCGCTCAACAGCGCCGTATTCACGGATGGTTCGTTCGTGTTCGTGCCCAAGGGCGTGAAGTGCCCGATGGAGCTATCGACCTATTTCCGGATCAATGAACGCAACACCGGGCAGTTCGAGCGCACCCTGATCATCTGCGAAGAAGCCGCGCAGGTCTCCTACTTGGAAGGTTGCACTGCGCCGCAACGCGACGAGAATCAGTTGCACGCCGCCGTGGTGGAACTGGTGGCGCTCGACGACGCACAGATCAAGTACTCCACGGTGCAGAACTGGTATCCGGGTGATGAGAACGGCCTCGGCGGCATCTACAACTTCGTGACCAAGCGCGGCGATTGCCGCGGCGCCCGCTCCAAGATTTCGTGGACGCAGGTGGAAACCGGTTCGGCGATCACCTGGAAGTATCCGTCCTGCATCCTGCGCGGCGACGATTCGGTCGGCGAGTTCTACTCGGTGGCGCTGACCAACGGCCTGCAGCAGGCCGACACCGGCACCAAGATGATCCACATCGGCAGGAACACCCGATCGAACATCGTCTCCAAGGGAATCTCCGCCGGTCAGGGTCAGCAGTCCTACCGCGGACTGGTGCGCATGCTGGCTGGCGCCGAAAACGCCCGCAACTACACCCAGTGCGACAGCCTGCTGATCGGCGACCGTTGCGGCGCGCACACCTTCCCCTATACCGAAGTCCGCAACGCCAGCGCCCAGCTCGAACACGAGGCCACCACCTCCAAGATCGGCGAAGACCAGCTCTACTACTGCCGCTCGCGCGGCATCGCCGAAGAAGACGCGGTGTCGATGATCGTCAACGGCTTCTGCAAGGATGTATTCAAGGAATTGCCGATGGAATTCGCCGTCGAAGCACAGAAACTGTTGCAGGTCTCGCTCGAAGGCGCGGTCGGGTAAACAACAAACCACTTGTTTCGCGCAAAGACGCGAAGCCGCTGAGAAAAGCAAAAGCCAGGGGAAAAACTTGGCGTCTTTGCGTCTTTGCGCGAACCCAGTTTCAGGAACAAACCTATGCTAGAAATCAAGAATCTGCACGCCCGCGTCGAGGGCAAGGACATCCTCAAGGGCATCGACCTGACGGTGAAGCCCGGCGAGGTGCACGCCATCATGGGGCCCAACGGTTCGGGAAAATCCACGCTGGGTCACGTCCTCGCCGGCCGCGATGGCTACGAAATCACCGAGGGCTCGGTCACATTCGATGATCAGGCGCTGCTGGAGCTCGAGCCCGAGGAACGCGCCGCGCTCGGCATTTTTCTCGGCTTTCAATACCCGGTGGAAATTCCCGGTGTCACCAACATGTATTTCCTCAAGGCCGCCGTGAACGCACAGCGCAAGCGCAACGGCGAACCGGAAATCGACGCCATGGAATTCCTGGCCTGGGTGCGCGAGCAGGTCAAGACCGTGAAGATGGACGTGGCGATGCTGCACCGCGGCGTCAACGAGGGCTTTTCCGGCGGTGAGAAGAAGCGCAACGAAGTGCTGCAGATGCTGGTGCTGCGGCCGAGGCTGATGATCCTCGACGAAACCGATTCCGGTCTGGATATCGATGCCCTGCGCATCGTCTCCGAAGGCATCAACGCGATGCGCTCACCGGATCGCAGCGTGGTGTTGATCACCCACTATCAGCGCCTGCTCGACTACGTGGAACCGGACGTGGTGCACGTTCTTGCCGGCGGCCGCATCGTCCGCAGCGGCGGACCCGATTTGGCACGCGAGCTTGAGGACAAGGGCTACGGCTGGCTGGACAACGCGGCATGAGCCAGATCGCCAATGTCGCCGCCGACGCCTATGGCCGCGCCTTCGCCGCACTGCCGCAGGCCCTGCGCGAGGCGCGCAGCGGCGCCTATGCGCGCTTCGAACGTGAGCGTTTTCCCGGCAAGCGCATTGAGGACTGGCACTACACCGACCTCACCGAGCTGGGTAAACGCGACTTCGCCACCGCCACACAGGCCGAAGCGCCCACGGTCGAGGCACTGGCCGAGGCCGAATTGCTGCACTTCGTCAACGGCCGGCGCGTCGGTGCCGCCGCCCGCCCGGACGCGGTCTCCGCAACGCTGGCGGACGATGGCGTCACCGCGCTCAACGCCGCCCTGTATCGTGACGGCGCGGACTTGGAGATCAGCGGGTCGGCCCCGCGCCGGATTCACCTTTACAGCTGGATCGGCGGCGGCACGAAACCGGCGATGGTTCACCTGCGGCACCGCATCGTGTTGCGCCGCGGCAGCCAGGCCACGCTGTTTCTGGACCTGCAGGGCGACGACAGCGAACTGCTCAGCACCCAGGTCGCCGAAATAGACGTCGAAGCCGGCGCCCATCTGACGCTGGTCCGCTTGCAATCCCTGGGCAAGGCCAGCACCGACATCGCGCGCACCGAAATCCGGCTCGGCCGCGACGCGCAGCTACGCTACCTGGGTGTGGACCTCGGCGGCGCCCTCGCCCGCCACGACCTCAACGTGCAACTGGCCGAAACCGGCGCCGAAGCGCATCTCAACGGGATATTCGCGCCGGCCGATCGCACGCACGCGGACACCCACACCCGCATCATTCACACTGCACCGAACACCATCAGCCGCGAGCTGTATCGCGGCCTGGTCATGGACCGTGCACATGCCGTGTTCAATGGCCGCATCGTGGTCCAGCCGGGCGCGCAGAAGACCGATTCCGAGCAGCATGTTGCGTGTCTGCTGCTGTCGCCGCGCGCCGAGGTCAATGCCAAACCAGAGCTCGAAATCTACGCAGACGATGTCAAGTGTGCGCACGGCAGCACCTGCGGCCAACTCGACGAGCAGTCGATCTACTATCTGCGCACGCGCGGCCTCGATCTGGACGCCGCGCGCACGCTGCTGACCTATACCTTCGCCTACGACGCGCTCGGCACGCTCGCCGACGAACCGCTGCGCCGCCGACTCGGATTGGCGCTGCTCGGCCGGCTCCCGGACGGCCACGCCCTAGAGGAACTGCTGGTGTGAGCAAGGCTACTCCCGACCTCGCCCAGGCCGCACGACAGGCCGATCATGGCTTGGACCTGGCGGCGATCCGCGCGCAGTTCCCGATTCTGTCGGAAGTGATCCACGGCAAGCGTCTTGCCTATCTCGACAACGGCGCCACCACGCAGAAGCCCGAAGCCGTACTGCGGGCGATGGACCGCTACTACCGAACCAGCAACAGCAACGTGCACCGCGCCGTCCACGAACTGGCCTCGCGTGCCACCAGCCAGTACGAAGGCGCACGCGACCGCATCGCCGCCTTCTTCGGCACCGCGCGCGAGCAGCTCGTGTTTACGCGCGGCACCACCGAGGCCATCAATCTGGTGGCCCGCAGCTTTTTGCAGCCGCGTTTGCGGCCTGGCGACGAAATCCTGCTCACCGGTATGGAGCACCACAGCAACATTGTGCCGTGGCAGCTCGTAGCCGCCGCCACTGGCGCCCGCGTCGTTGCCGCCAATGTGCTGGATGACGGACGCCTGGATCTCGACGACTGGCGCGCCAAGCTCGGGCCGAAAACCCGCATGGTGGCGATGGTGCACGTGTCCAATACGCTCGGCACCATCAATCCGGTCGAGGACCTGATCGAAATCGCACACGCAGCCGGCGTTCCAGTACTGATCGACGGTGCCCAGGCGATCGCTCACCTGCCGGTGGACTTCGACGCGCTCGGTGCGGATTTCTACTGCGTATCCGCGCACAAGGCCTTCGGCCCCACCGGCTTCGGCACGCTGCTGGCCAAACGCGAGCATCTCGAAGCGATGCCGCCCTGGCACGGCGGCGGGGACATGATCGAAACCGTCAGCTTCGAAGGCAGCACCTGGAACGAGATTCCGTACAAGTTCGAGGCCGGCACGCCGGACATGGCCGGCGCGATCGGTTTCGCCACGGCGCTGGACTGGATCGCCGACGTTGGCTTGGCCGAGATCGCCGCGCACGAACACCGGTTGGTCCTGTCGGCCCACGACCGCCTGGCCGCGATTCCGGGGCTGCGTATCATCGGAGAAGCCCCCGGCAAGGCCGGCATCATCTCGTTCACGATGGACTGCGCGCACGCCTCCGACATCGGCAGCATTCTCGACATGGAAGGCGTCGCCGTGCGCACCGGCCATCACTGCACCATGCCATTGATGGCCCGCTTCGGGGTACCGGGGACGGCACGCGCCTCGCTGGCGGTCTATAACGACGATGAGGACATCGAACAGCTCGCCACAGCGCTGCACAAGGTCGCCAGCCTGTTTGTCTGACAGCGCGCTTGTCGGCTGCGCAGCCGTCTTGATCGGAATTCCACGGTTTTGACGTGAACGGTCGTTCAGGACGGGCAACAAGCTGTGTATGATTAAAAAATCGTCATAAGTGTCCGTCGATGCTGGGAATTACCAGGTCGGGACCGACGGGGGATGAGCCGCAACGACGCGAATCGGCTCATGGGGAGGACGCGACGACGGGGTGTCGTCCGCCTCGAATGCCCATACACAACAGAACTGGATGACATGCCGGGCCGGGATGCTCAGTACCGCACTGCTCCCTCACTAGGACCGCAGCATCGACTGCGGGTGAGGCTGGCGTTGCTATTCACCGTGATCTTCCTGGTATTGGCCTGCGCCGCATTTTTTGCCAACCGCGTGCTGGTGCAATCCAGCATGTTCGACGAATCGTTCCGCTATCAGACCGAGACCGCGCGCCGACAGGCCGTGGAAATCCAGCAGATGCTGCTGGGTGCACGCGCGCTCGCCGTGACCTTCGCCGGCATTTCCCGGGAGCGCGACGCGCTGCAACCGGTCTTGGGCTCGATTGCCCAGCAACCCGAGGCCGACTGGATCCTCGCCGCCGGGATCTGGCCGCTGCCGGTCCGCGACGACGTCAACCAGGCACGGCAGAGCGCCTACTGGATCCGCCGCAACGGCGCCTTCGAACGCCTGGACGACTACAACGACACACGCTCGGTGCCCTATTGGCACGAGAAGTGGTTCACACCGGCCCGCTATGCCAAGCCGGGACATTGCTACTGGACGCCGGCCTATCGCGATCCGCTGCTGCAGCGCGAGATCGTGACCTGCGCCACACCGATCCAGCGCGACGGACAGTTCGCCGGAGTGGCGACGGTCTCGCTGGACCGCGCCCGCATCGCGGCAGGGCTCGGCAGCCGTACGCAAAACGACAGCGGTTATGGAATCCTGCTGGACCGTGATAACCAACTGCTCGGCGCGACTGAAGCCCTGCTGGCGAGTTCCGGCAATGTACTGCCGGCCTCGGCCGCCGACGTGGCCAAGCGCCTGCCGAAGCTGGCGCCGCTGGCACTGACACTGCACCAATGGAACGAGCGCTTTCTGC
This genomic interval carries:
- a CDS encoding SelT/SelW/SelH family protein, whose product is MKMRVEIEFCMQCHWLLRAAWMAQELISTFPDDLAEVALKPGSGGVFRVQVGDQLIVDRKRDGGFPDITALKRKVRDCVDPERPLGHIDRAD
- a CDS encoding SufS family cysteine desulfurase — protein: MDLAAIRAQFPILSEVIHGKRLAYLDNGATTQKPEAVLRAMDRYYRTSNSNVHRAVHELASRATSQYEGARDRIAAFFGTAREQLVFTRGTTEAINLVARSFLQPRLRPGDEILLTGMEHHSNIVPWQLVAAATGARVVAANVLDDGRLDLDDWRAKLGPKTRMVAMVHVSNTLGTINPVEDLIEIAHAAGVPVLIDGAQAIAHLPVDFDALGADFYCVSAHKAFGPTGFGTLLAKREHLEAMPPWHGGGDMIETVSFEGSTWNEIPYKFEAGTPDMAGAIGFATALDWIADVGLAEIAAHEHRLVLSAHDRLAAIPGLRIIGEAPGKAGIISFTMDCAHASDIGSILDMEGVAVRTGHHCTMPLMARFGVPGTARASLAVYNDDEDIEQLATALHKVASLFV
- the sufB gene encoding Fe-S cluster assembly protein SufB, translating into MAAPSENIEALVRKQRDYKAGFFTQIDADTVPPGLDEAVIRQISIMKQEPEWMLEFRLKAYRRWLKMTVPEWAHVRHPPIDFQSISYYSAPKSMKDRPKSLDEVDPKLLETYTKLGIPLQEQEMLAGVAVDVVFDSVSVGTTFKKKLAEAGVIFCPISEAVHEHPELVRKYLGTVVPFGDNYYAALNSAVFTDGSFVFVPKGVKCPMELSTYFRINERNTGQFERTLIICEEAAQVSYLEGCTAPQRDENQLHAAVVELVALDDAQIKYSTVQNWYPGDENGLGGIYNFVTKRGDCRGARSKISWTQVETGSAITWKYPSCILRGDDSVGEFYSVALTNGLQQADTGTKMIHIGRNTRSNIVSKGISAGQGQQSYRGLVRMLAGAENARNYTQCDSLLIGDRCGAHTFPYTEVRNASAQLEHEATTSKIGEDQLYYCRSRGIAEEDAVSMIVNGFCKDVFKELPMEFAVEAQKLLQVSLEGAVG
- a CDS encoding DUF3293 domain-containing protein — translated: MPLPRHDAKLVEAYRKTDYVVMLPNGDVHLEIGKYEPEKEAMIAEQTGCSVSWALITPCNPRSELAREQLNLFYFNNLRYELDEKVGVWFKALNHDPDGQWPDEPGFFLVDPDLHWTMDLGRNCGQHAIVAARLGQAPRLVWLD
- a CDS encoding SUF system Fe-S cluster assembly regulator is translated as MLKLGKLTDYAIVVMTALAAEPDNSQSAHELARLTHVAEPTVGKVLKLLGKSGLVSASRGASGGYRLSRDPAAISIADVVRAMEGPIGLTECSAHGSDCAIEPSCGVRGNWRLISDAIREALGAVTLEQMAAPMASMPAPRPALAAESPLRFHPSA
- a CDS encoding acyl-CoA thioesterase is translated as METNTFAWDVTEPFVLSTQVSAEHIDEFGHANNVQYLRWCEQVAWEHSRSLGLSIERYRELGCGCVARRHELDYLLPTFVDDELLLGTWVAENDGRLSSWRAYQLIRVADGRTVLRGRTQWISVDMSSGRPRRMPPEFVAAYRPAIPSS
- a CDS encoding BON domain-containing protein, with the protein product MNVNHRQRRRFGACLAVVAALTSGTAFADIYVGKGVESGVSATRRLEVVVEATPFTMTAEDRRLTELAVQRLRDDELIQGRIAVSAIGGVVMLSGGVRSVPMIYRAVEVLRDLDAVRAVDVDELDRDSRTVWNRS
- the sufC gene encoding Fe-S cluster assembly ATPase SufC — encoded protein: MLEIKNLHARVEGKDILKGIDLTVKPGEVHAIMGPNGSGKSTLGHVLAGRDGYEITEGSVTFDDQALLELEPEERAALGIFLGFQYPVEIPGVTNMYFLKAAVNAQRKRNGEPEIDAMEFLAWVREQVKTVKMDVAMLHRGVNEGFSGGEKKRNEVLQMLVLRPRLMILDETDSGLDIDALRIVSEGINAMRSPDRSVVLITHYQRLLDYVEPDVVHVLAGGRIVRSGGPDLARELEDKGYGWLDNAA
- the sufD gene encoding Fe-S cluster assembly protein SufD gives rise to the protein MSQIANVAADAYGRAFAALPQALREARSGAYARFERERFPGKRIEDWHYTDLTELGKRDFATATQAEAPTVEALAEAELLHFVNGRRVGAAARPDAVSATLADDGVTALNAALYRDGADLEISGSAPRRIHLYSWIGGGTKPAMVHLRHRIVLRRGSQATLFLDLQGDDSELLSTQVAEIDVEAGAHLTLVRLQSLGKASTDIARTEIRLGRDAQLRYLGVDLGGALARHDLNVQLAETGAEAHLNGIFAPADRTHADTHTRIIHTAPNTISRELYRGLVMDRAHAVFNGRIVVQPGAQKTDSEQHVACLLLSPRAEVNAKPELEIYADDVKCAHGSTCGQLDEQSIYYLRTRGLDLDAARTLLTYTFAYDALGTLADEPLRRRLGLALLGRLPDGHALEELLV